A window of Thermococcus aggregans contains these coding sequences:
- a CDS encoding DMT family transporter: MSKKHAIGAVFLWSTVASAFKLSLQYLTPLQLVFYASLTSLLIFGVFYAKDFRLKRENLHSAYLGLINPLVYYVVLFSAYDRLPAQEAQALNYTWPLMLVILYAIVFKKKPKAKTIAGLSLGFLGVLVVVAKGNPTELNFTNPFGIMLGLGSAVIWATYWILNLRDERPLVEKMFWNFFFGFIYVAIVAFVTGALIIPELKALMGAVYIGLFEMGITFLLWYQAVNDDVAFASNLAYVVPFLSLVFISVIVGETIAPSTVVGLIMIVCGIIIGRE, from the coding sequence ATGTCCAAAAAGCATGCAATTGGAGCAGTTTTTCTTTGGTCAACGGTTGCATCTGCGTTCAAGCTCTCGCTTCAATATTTAACGCCCCTTCAGCTAGTCTTTTATGCCTCATTAACTTCACTGCTTATTTTTGGTGTTTTCTACGCTAAGGATTTTAGACTAAAAAGAGAGAATCTTCATTCTGCTTACCTTGGTCTGATTAATCCGCTCGTTTATTACGTGGTACTTTTCTCAGCTTACGACCGCCTGCCAGCTCAAGAGGCACAGGCCCTTAACTATACATGGCCCCTAATGCTGGTTATTCTCTACGCAATTGTCTTCAAAAAGAAGCCCAAAGCTAAAACAATAGCTGGCTTATCTCTTGGCTTCTTGGGAGTTCTGGTTGTTGTAGCTAAGGGAAATCCAACCGAACTAAACTTTACCAATCCTTTTGGTATCATGTTGGGCCTTGGAAGTGCCGTGATATGGGCGACTTATTGGATACTTAACCTCCGCGATGAAAGGCCATTAGTTGAGAAGATGTTCTGGAACTTCTTTTTTGGCTTTATCTATGTAGCAATTGTAGCTTTCGTTACTGGGGCCTTAATTATCCCAGAACTAAAAGCCCTGATGGGAGCTGTCTACATTGGTCTCTTTGAAATGGGCATAACATTTTTGCTCTGGTATCAGGCAGTAAATGACGATGTAGCTTTTGCGTCAAATCTAGCATATGTAGTCCCATTTCTATCTTTAGTTTTCATTTCGGTGATTGTGGGTGAAACGATAGCTCCATCAACGGTTGTAGGACTAATAATGATAGTCTGCGGAATTATTATTGGCCGAGAATAA
- a CDS encoding PLP-dependent aminotransferase family protein, with protein MVMSVDYTKYLAGRANWIKGSALAEVMKKASELQKKGMKLISLAAGDPDPDLIPRDVLGEIAKEVLEKEPKSVMYTPANGIPELREELAAFLKKYDHLEVSPENIVITIGGTGALDLLGRVLIDPGDVVITENPSYINTLLAFEQLGAKIEGVPVDNEGMRIDLLEERIKELKAKGQKIKFIYTIPTGQNPMGVTMSMERRKALLEIAAKYDLLIIEDTAYNFMRYEGEDIVPLKALDKEGRVVVAGTLSKVLGTGFRVGWIIAEREILKKVLMQKQPIDFCAPAISQYIALEYLKRGYFEKYHLEGALLGYKEKRDIMLKALEENLPDAEFTRPIAGMFVMLFLPEGADGISFASELMEKKGVVVVPGKPFYTDESGRNAIRLNFSRPSKEDIPVGIKKLAELYKEKFGK; from the coding sequence ATGGTGATGTCTGTGGATTATACCAAATACTTAGCCGGAAGGGCGAATTGGATTAAAGGCTCAGCGTTAGCTGAAGTAATGAAAAAAGCATCAGAACTTCAAAAGAAAGGAATGAAGTTGATTTCTCTCGCAGCTGGAGACCCTGACCCAGATTTAATTCCAAGAGATGTTCTCGGAGAGATAGCAAAGGAAGTTCTTGAAAAAGAACCAAAATCCGTTATGTATACTCCAGCAAACGGAATTCCTGAACTTAGAGAAGAGTTAGCAGCATTTCTAAAGAAGTATGATCATTTGGAGGTTTCTCCAGAAAATATTGTTATTACAATAGGGGGAACGGGAGCACTGGATCTTCTTGGAAGGGTTTTGATAGATCCGGGAGATGTTGTAATAACCGAAAATCCATCGTACATTAACACCTTGCTGGCATTTGAACAGTTGGGAGCAAAAATCGAGGGAGTTCCAGTTGACAATGAAGGAATGAGAATAGATTTGCTGGAGGAAAGGATAAAGGAACTTAAAGCCAAGGGACAGAAGATTAAATTCATTTACACAATTCCCACTGGTCAGAACCCTATGGGAGTTACAATGAGCATGGAGCGCAGAAAAGCTCTGCTAGAAATTGCAGCTAAGTATGACCTCTTGATAATTGAGGACACTGCTTACAACTTCATGAGGTACGAGGGAGAGGATATAGTTCCTTTAAAAGCCCTGGATAAGGAAGGAAGGGTTGTAGTGGCCGGCACACTCAGCAAAGTTCTTGGAACTGGATTTAGAGTTGGATGGATAATAGCAGAGAGAGAAATTCTCAAAAAGGTTCTCATGCAAAAACAGCCCATTGACTTCTGTGCCCCGGCAATTTCTCAGTACATCGCCCTGGAATACTTAAAGAGAGGCTATTTCGAGAAGTACCATTTGGAAGGAGCACTACTGGGCTACAAAGAAAAGAGAGACATCATGCTAAAAGCTCTGGAAGAGAACCTTCCAGATGCGGAGTTCACAAGACCAATAGCGGGAATGTTTGTTATGTTGTTCTTGCCAGAGGGTGCGGATGGAATCTCCTTTGCCAGCGAACTAATGGAGAAGAAAGGAGTAGTCGTAGTGCCAGGAAAGCCGTTTTACACAGATGAGAGCGGAAGAAATGCCATAAGGCTTAACTTCTCAAGGCCAAGCAAAGAAGATATCCCAGTGGGAATTAAGAAGCTTGCCGAACTGTACAAGGAAAAGTTTGGGAAGTAG
- the gyaR gene encoding glyoxylate reductase, translating into MKPKVFITRQIPENDIKIIEKFYEVEIWNDPKAPPRDVLLEKIRDVDALVTLVTDKVNEELLENAPKLRIIAQYAVGYDNIDIDAATRRGIYVTNTPGVLTDATADLAFALLLAVARRIVEADTFVRSGEWKKSDVGWHPLMFLGYGLKGKTLGIIGFGRIGQALARRAKGFGMKIIYYSRTRKTEAEKEIGAEYVDFETLLKESDFISLHVPLTKETYHMIGERELKLMKPNAILINTSRGAVVDTNALIKALKEKWIAGAGLDVFEEEPYYNEELFKLKNVVLAPHIGSATYEAREGMAELVAKNLIAFAKGEIPPNLVNNDVLKIRKPGFE; encoded by the coding sequence ATGAAACCTAAGGTGTTTATAACTCGACAAATTCCGGAAAATGACATTAAGATAATTGAAAAATTCTATGAAGTAGAAATCTGGAATGATCCAAAAGCACCTCCTCGAGATGTTCTCCTAGAGAAAATTAGAGACGTTGATGCGCTGGTGACTCTCGTAACAGACAAAGTAAATGAGGAGTTACTAGAAAACGCCCCCAAGTTGAGAATAATAGCTCAATATGCAGTTGGTTATGATAACATCGACATTGATGCAGCCACAAGAAGAGGAATATACGTTACAAACACGCCCGGAGTGCTCACGGATGCAACGGCAGACCTTGCATTTGCATTGCTTTTAGCAGTGGCAAGAAGAATTGTAGAAGCTGACACCTTTGTAAGGAGCGGGGAATGGAAGAAAAGTGACGTTGGATGGCATCCGTTGATGTTTTTGGGATATGGACTAAAAGGAAAAACCTTAGGGATAATCGGCTTTGGAAGAATTGGTCAAGCCTTAGCAAGGAGGGCTAAGGGATTTGGAATGAAAATCATTTACTACTCAAGAACTCGCAAAACTGAAGCAGAAAAGGAAATTGGTGCTGAGTACGTGGATTTTGAAACTCTTTTAAAGGAGAGCGACTTTATAAGCCTCCACGTTCCACTTACTAAAGAGACCTACCACATGATAGGAGAAAGAGAACTTAAGCTCATGAAGCCCAATGCAATCCTCATAAACACCTCAAGAGGAGCCGTTGTTGATACAAACGCTCTAATCAAAGCATTGAAAGAGAAATGGATAGCCGGAGCGGGTTTGGACGTTTTTGAAGAGGAGCCATACTACAATGAGGAACTTTTCAAGCTGAAAAACGTTGTCTTGGCTCCACACATAGGCAGTGCAACTTATGAAGCTAGGGAGGGCATGGCAGAGCTGGTTGCAAAGAATTTGATAGCCTTTGCTAAAGGAGAGATCCCACCAAATTTAGTCAATAACGATGTTTTAAAAATTAGAAAGCCAGGATTTGAATAA
- a CDS encoding BlaI/MecI/CopY family transcriptional regulator codes for MKPHEFKLNEEGLRAVLPPMEAEIMEYMWKAKVATAGEVYEYLKRRHENLRRSTVSILMNRLCEKGLLKRSVDTGRGGMRYVYSIATSKEEFEKKVVESILNALMSNFKEATVAYLSKIKK; via the coding sequence ATGAAACCTCATGAATTCAAGCTAAATGAGGAGGGTTTAAGGGCAGTTTTGCCTCCGATGGAAGCTGAGATAATGGAGTATATGTGGAAAGCAAAGGTTGCAACTGCTGGAGAGGTTTATGAGTACTTAAAAAGAAGACATGAAAACCTAAGGCGTTCCACAGTTAGCATATTAATGAACAGGCTGTGTGAAAAGGGCTTGTTAAAGAGGAGCGTGGACACTGGTAGGGGAGGAATGAGATATGTTTATAGCATAGCCACGAGCAAGGAAGAATTCGAGAAAAAAGTCGTTGAGAGCATTTTGAATGCTCTTATGAGCAATTTTAAAGAAGCAACAGTCGCATACCTCTCAAAAATCAAGAAGTGA